One segment of Anatilimnocola aggregata DNA contains the following:
- a CDS encoding LamG-like jellyroll fold domain-containing protein gives MSEPAPNPDRGQTDRLIKQYVEDRLSLSAEELDQLIEALRAQPALAIELRTQLLLDDLLAQKLAFDRRNFLAQVGQRIGDFEQGEEEIYSQVSELRALAEAELVEKPQHAQSSRWTMAIVAVLAVTLATLAFLAPQYWPVAPRTMAEVRDVHGDVFTVKGEQRSLVRTGDSVSTGILYEVVRGAHVRIEFRDKTTVEFGSGTKFQLVADRKSQAKLVQVDQGEVVAHVMPQRDLGPMVFNTPHARAIVVGTELRLIIEPEQTRLDVTEGQVDFERLAGGSPLRVAAHQSGVANQTGLVLRSLQWPDSEDRLLFTFHDSGIPHVRNPETGNPRETPLEERGPVRTIHAGEVYAFDGGSYYSPEAGEDLVANIRGKGAFTIETIVIPDSVYRVKNARILALGDDGEMANFQLLQRNNDLIFKLWTDGSKEPQELKLGEVKPDRAVHVAIAYDGHKLVGYLNGVATSELDNIRSGLATWNTGALSLGSDAGGKNVWRGLICGLAITDHALADFEVVRSAGQYQTLYARRDAGLMWDNLMADDLDPTRFAGAGNWQIVDDSWESEAVADAWFGFGPDDLKNYDLLVDVNWVEGDGPLKMTLPIAKRPVSVVLGKSGGEQKTALQDMGGQPMTGTGSMESEHSLPQGRTARVEVKVRLLKDLASLDVTVDGQPWLDWKGSPDKLPEVVSTNLPALKKPVLVTAGNVVRIEALKIRDLNRMATSAIGQ, from the coding sequence ATGAGTGAGCCAGCCCCCAATCCTGACCGCGGCCAGACCGACCGGTTGATCAAGCAATATGTCGAAGACCGGCTGAGCCTATCGGCCGAAGAACTCGACCAGTTGATCGAAGCGTTGCGCGCTCAGCCTGCCTTGGCAATTGAACTGCGCACGCAATTGCTGCTCGATGACCTGCTCGCACAAAAGCTGGCCTTCGACCGCCGCAATTTTCTGGCGCAGGTTGGCCAGCGCATTGGCGATTTCGAACAAGGGGAAGAAGAAATCTATAGCCAGGTTTCCGAACTGCGCGCCTTGGCAGAAGCGGAACTGGTCGAGAAGCCCCAGCACGCGCAGAGCAGTCGCTGGACAATGGCCATTGTCGCTGTGCTGGCGGTAACGCTCGCGACCCTGGCGTTTCTCGCGCCGCAGTATTGGCCCGTTGCACCCCGCACGATGGCCGAAGTCCGCGATGTTCACGGGGATGTGTTTACCGTCAAAGGTGAGCAGCGGTCGCTGGTCCGTACGGGAGATTCGGTTTCGACTGGCATTCTCTACGAAGTGGTGCGCGGCGCACACGTCCGCATCGAGTTTCGAGATAAGACGACCGTCGAATTTGGTAGCGGCACGAAGTTTCAATTGGTGGCCGATCGTAAGAGCCAGGCCAAACTGGTGCAGGTCGACCAAGGAGAAGTTGTCGCTCACGTGATGCCGCAGCGCGACTTAGGGCCGATGGTCTTTAACACCCCGCATGCCCGCGCGATCGTCGTGGGGACGGAACTGCGGCTCATCATCGAGCCCGAGCAAACGCGACTCGACGTCACCGAAGGGCAAGTCGACTTTGAACGATTGGCCGGTGGCTCGCCCCTGCGTGTCGCGGCGCATCAGTCCGGCGTGGCAAATCAAACGGGGCTGGTGCTCCGTAGCCTGCAGTGGCCCGATTCCGAAGACCGATTGCTATTCACGTTTCACGACAGCGGCATCCCTCACGTGCGCAATCCCGAAACGGGCAACCCGCGCGAAACGCCTCTCGAAGAGCGCGGGCCTGTCCGCACGATTCATGCTGGCGAAGTCTACGCCTTTGATGGTGGCAGCTATTATTCGCCCGAAGCGGGCGAAGACCTGGTTGCCAATATTCGCGGCAAAGGTGCGTTCACCATCGAGACGATCGTGATTCCCGACTCGGTCTATCGCGTGAAGAACGCGCGCATTCTCGCCCTCGGCGACGATGGCGAGATGGCCAATTTTCAACTGCTGCAGCGCAACAACGACTTGATCTTCAAGCTCTGGACCGATGGCTCCAAGGAACCACAGGAATTGAAGCTGGGCGAAGTGAAGCCCGACCGCGCGGTGCATGTGGCCATTGCCTACGACGGCCACAAACTGGTCGGTTACCTGAATGGCGTGGCGACCAGCGAACTAGATAACATTCGCAGCGGTCTGGCGACGTGGAACACTGGTGCCCTGAGTTTGGGTTCCGATGCCGGTGGAAAGAACGTTTGGCGCGGGCTGATCTGCGGCCTGGCCATCACCGATCACGCGCTGGCCGACTTTGAAGTGGTGCGTAGTGCCGGCCAATATCAAACCCTGTATGCCCGCCGTGACGCTGGGCTGATGTGGGACAATCTGATGGCCGACGATCTCGACCCAACGCGGTTCGCCGGAGCGGGGAATTGGCAAATTGTCGACGACAGTTGGGAAAGCGAAGCCGTCGCCGATGCCTGGTTTGGTTTCGGCCCCGATGATCTGAAAAATTACGACCTGCTGGTCGACGTGAACTGGGTCGAAGGAGATGGCCCGCTGAAGATGACCTTGCCCATCGCCAAGCGGCCGGTATCGGTGGTGCTCGGCAAGAGTGGTGGCGAGCAGAAGACGGCGCTGCAAGATATGGGTGGTCAGCCGATGACCGGAACTGGTTCTATGGAAAGCGAGCATTCGCTGCCACAGGGACGAACCGCACGCGTGGAAGTGAAAGTGCGGCTATTAAAGGACCTGGCTTCGCTCGATGTGACCGTCGATGGTCAGCCTTGGCTCGACTGGAAGGGAAGTCCCGACAAGTTGCCCGAAGTGGTTTCGACGAACCTGCCTGCCTTGAAGAAGCCCGTGCTCGTTACGGCTGGCAACGTCGTCCGGATCGAAGCCCTCAAGATTCGCGATCTGAACCGCATGGCCACCAGCGCGATCGGACAGTAA